In Pirellula sp. SH-Sr6A, the DNA window GATGAAGGCAAAGCCAGGTCAAGTCACGGTAGAATCGCTCTCCATCCTCCGGGGTGTCGAAGTAACCATCGGCGATTCCCCAATCGGCCATTGTGCGCGTAACGCGATGGATCAACTGGCGAACCGATGACTCTCGCTCGTTGGGATTATTGTGGTCGCCGTAGAAATACTTGCTCACCACGACGTTGGTCGCTAGCTGACTCCAGTCGGATGGGACTTCGCAGTTCTTCTGTTCGAACAACGCTTTCCCAGACTCATCTTTGATTGCCGCACTGCGCAATTCCCATTGCACGGTGTCGAATGGATCCGCGACGTCGTTTGGACAGAATCGGGATTCGATCTTCAACCCACCTCGATCGCCGCGTGCCTCATGCGTCGTCCGAGACCTTTTCTTGCTATCGCGGCCCATCTCTACAATTGCCATACTGGTGCGACTCCTTCGAGAATCAAATATGAGGTTGGTAGCAATTTCACGTTCAACGAACCGACCACCGTTCGAGCCACCCTGCTACCGAATGAATAGAAACTTCCTTTGCCTACGGGTTTCGTACCCTCCACAAAGCCTCCGACTGCGATTCCAAGTCGGCCGCTAGCTGCGCCATTGGCCGCTAACCGCTCCGCACTCAAAATCCACACCGTCCAGCTCTGCAAAACACCACTACTGGTAGTATTCTACGCGATTGCTGGCACAATATGTTGCGTCATGGCGAGCATCTTAACGATTGCCAGAACCACAGTCAAACTTAGGGACAGGGGTCGCGCAAGAGCTTGGCAGTTCAAGGGTTGGGGTGCCTCCATTCGGTGGAACCACTTGTTCGGAAAACGTCCCAATCCCCTCTTAAGGCATTGCCCTGTGGCGACTTAGGACAATCTCGCCCAAGGCCGTGACACGTCTGGTCCCAAGGAGAAAAAAATCGGATTTGTTTTGGCCGCCGCCTAGCAAGGTTTCGCTAATCCCCTCGAACGATTTCTGCCGCACATGGGATCAGCGCTAGCAATTGTCGCTGGGACAAACTGACAATTGTCTGCCCGAGCCCCCTCCTTTTATCGATCTCCTGGGCGATCCGGCTCACCTCGGGATCCGTTCCTTCGCCGACCCCCAAAAAAGTCCCATCGCCGAAAAGGGACGGAGTGGCCGCTGCAGCCGAGGGAACACCGAAGATCACATACTGGATCTTGAAATTCAACTGCGCGTGGACTTCGGCCCCCAACGACTCGAGAAATCGAATTGCTTCCTGCCGATCCAGTCCGAGCAGGCTATCGACGAGCAAGACCTGTTTGCCAGCCAGGGGCTGAAGCGACGCGGCCCGGTCGAGAATGGTCTGGGCAAGTGTCTTCGCACGCCTCAACCCGTGAGATGCCGCGCTGGGGACGCCGTCGGCACGATACACTTTTGATTGCACGCGGGCTGAGACCTCGATTTCGCTTTGCATGCGGTGCAATCGGATGGCTCGGGGAGACTGTACCCGATCGACCCGTATCGCACCTCGTAGCAAACCGGTCGCTTCCTCTAGCTCCAGGAAACTGCCCGATCGCGTCTTGTCGCGTGCCAAACGTGCAATCGTCGCACTGGCTCTGGCGTCTTCCAACGCGTCATGGTGTTGAAAAACCAGCCCCAAATGCTGGGCCACGTTGGCCAAACCATGGCCATCGAGCGCCGGCCAAACACGCTTCGCGAGCAAACGGGTGCATTGGATTTCTTGCGGCGGGATCGGTAACTCGTAGTGCTTGCAAGTCTCCGTCAAGACGCGCGCGTCGAATCCGACATTGTGCCCGAGCAAAACACTTTTGCTGAGGATCTCGCGGATCTCCGGCCAAAGTTCTTTCCATGAGGGCTGATTCATGCAATCGCGAGCGGTCAGACCGTGAACGCGAACGCACTGCGGAGAAAAATACAGTCTTGGAGGTCGAATCAGCCAAGATCGTTCGGACACGATCTCGAACCCCTCCATAACCACCAAACCTACCTGACAAGCCGAATTGGGTTGATGGTTAGCGGTTTCAAAATCGATCGCAACAATGCGTTCCATGCCCCTACTTTCTCTCGAGAATTGGCAGACAGCCAACCCCAATTTAGCCTGAGGCAATCCACTCGGCTACAGGCCCGCTCCGATCCACCGTTACGAGCACTGCACCGCGGGGGAAATCAAGCGGCGTGGCGAACCGAAGAAAGTTCGCGATGCGCATTCTCGATCGTTCGAGGATCGATCTGCTGGAGATCCTGGGCGAAACCGATCATCAGTGCCAGATCGCACAAACGATTGATTCGTCTCGGAACCCCCATCGACAGCAATTGAACCGTTTCGATGGACGCGGACGAAAAGATATCGTCCCGATCGGTTCCGGCCTGACGCATTCGATGCTGGATGTAGGCGGTGGTGTCATCGATCGAGAATCGTTCGAGAACGCATCGGACCGCGATTCGATCTTCCAGCGAAGAACTTTTCGCAAGATGCGAGATGATGGAGGTAGCCCCGCACAGAACCAACGTGATCGGAGACTCACGGAGACAGGAATCGGACGCCAGATTGAGAAGCAATCGAAGGCCTTCCAGAGACCCAAATTGGGAAAGGAGATGCGCTTCATCGATCGCCACGACCGCGTGCAAATCCTGCGCGACGTTGTGACGGAGAACGCGATCTAAAAGCTCGATCGAACGCGCCAAATCCGACAACGATCCTTTCTCGTGCGGTCCGATTTGCCGGGCGATGTGCTGGATCAGTTGCTCCGAAGGCATGGCAGGGTAAACCACGCGCGCGATCGGAGAAAACGAGTCGGCGAGTTGTTCGAGACAAGACTCAAGAATCATCGTTTTCCCCAAGCCTGATTCTCCGCAGAGAACCGCGATCGCGCGACGTTGTTCGATCGCGTAACCTAGCTTCAACGCGGCCGCTTGATGGCTCTCCGATGGATAGTACGAGTTCTCGTTGGCCTTCCCTTCGAACGGTCGTTCAGCCAAACCCCAGTGCGACTCGTACATTTCCGCAACCCCTTCTTCTTACGCGTGAAAGTTCTCGACCATGCCAACCGAAGCAATTCCCATCCCTTGCAGAATGCTATTCGCTGTGTCGACCTTCTCCCGAATGCTCAATTCGGTGTCGACGACGAGAACCGCCGCATCCACAACGCATTCCTGCGATACACCGACCAAGTCGCGCTGTTCGAGATTCAATCGATTCGAATCGAGGAAAACAATATCATGCACCGAAGAAATCCGCTTGACGATCCGAGCGGCGCGATTGAGATTGGCATGAAGCTGTTGGGCCGCGATGATGGAAGTGAGGGGATAGACGGTGATGTTGTCTTCCACCGAACGAACGGCGACTTCCTCGAGCGGAACGTTCTCAAACAAGCAGTCTTGCCATCCATGTTCCATATCGAGTCGAAGCTGATCGATGAGGCTTGGATAACAGGTATCGGCATCCAGCAATCCGACTTGCAACCCTGCGGCTGCCGCGCAGCGGGCCAAATGCATAGCGACAGTGCTGCGTCCAACCCCGCGTTCCCCGCTGGTGATCGCCATCACCCGCAACCCGTCTTGGTTTGCCAAACGCAAGTGTTGTCCGATTTGTTCAAAGGCGGAGCGATTGGACTTTTCTAACTGAAGGAGCACTTCAGGCCAGAAGAACTTGTCCACCTCCCACGAGGGACGAAACGCAACTGGCAAAGGGACTTCGGTCGTCGCTTTGGTCGTTTCTTTGCGATCCATCCGCGGCGGAGTTGCCGCAGGTAACCGTTGAGAATGGAGAGCTTTCGGTGCATGCGGTGCAGAATCGGCAACCATCCGCGTTTCTTGCCTTACATCGCTCGCGACGGGACGCTCTGCTGGTTGTATCGGCGCCTTAGGAGGAACCGGAGAGATCGGAGCCGACGCCGGCGTGGGAGTCGCGGGGGCCAAATGCGAAGTCACTTTGCCATGCCCCGAATCGATCCGAATCGACGGAAAAGGATGCGCTGGACTGGTAACACTTCGGGGTATCGGCTTGTTCGGAGGCGCAGCGGTTGGCTGGGCAGAAGACTCGGGATGAACGACCATCGTCGGAGCCCCGTTCACAACCACGGCGGGCTGAGCCCGAAACACCCCCGTCCCTTTCATACCACGCTCGGCTCCCAGCGGAGACCAAACTCCACGAACCTCTTCCGGTTCGAGATGCGTCGCGTCCGAAGGGCGCACAAGAGGTCGCGGAACATTTGGCGGGACAGGTTTCGCTGCAGGTGGCGATTGCCGTGCAGCCGGAGCTCCTGGTACCCCCAAATCGGCTCGTCGGTAGGTCGTTTCGGTTTCGCCCGCGCCGTTCAACGTGCTTTTCGGCGGCAACGGAGCGGAAGAGTCGGAACTCGGTCGGTTTGCAACCCGATTCTTGATGTAGGCACGCAAGTAGGCTTGATTGACTTCGTTGCTCATGTTCTGTCGACCTGTGTGTTGGTTGGAGTCGTCGCCTATTGGATCGCTGGGTACCCGAAGGAAGTACCCGTGCTGGTCGCTGCCCCCGAGGGCTGTCGAATCGGTTGATATCGATTGACGGTTCCTGCTGGCAAGTTCGGTGCAGTCGCTGGTTCGGTCGGTTGCACCGTCAAGGGTCGGTATTCTTGGGCCTTCGGAGGATAAGGCTGCCCCGAGAGTGGAGTGGTCGCACTAGGCTGCCCGGAAGGGGTCAGGTTGGACCAGGAAGGAGTCGGGCTCGAGATCGCTGGCTTCGTCGTTGAATTGGGGACAGATGACGCGTTGGACACGGGAAGTGCCGGCGTTGCTAGATCCCAACCTGTGGAGATGGGCTGATACGAAGAAGGTGCCGTGGGAGATGCTTTCGGCGACGAAACCGGTGTGTAGGGTACCGGTTGTTTCGTAGTCGAAAGTGCCGCATTGGAGGCCTTGCCATTGGCGCGGTTCCAGAGGTCGATCACCGAATCGGTGGGTAAATCAGGCGTGGACGTGGTATGGATGCTGATGTCCAGACCGCTTTTGGGTTCCGAAACCGCAGGGCTTGGTGCGAAGAACATGGGGGGTTCGGTCGCAGCGGAAGGGGCCATATCGGTCGGCTTCATCGAACTATATGCAGGTGATGGTGCTGGCTGGTTGAACCGAGCAGGAATCTCTTCGTCGCGCACGGCGAACGCGCTTTTGTTCCCTTCCAACTCCGGCATGGACTCTCGAGTGGCGGAATCCGAGCTCGCTGGCTGTGCCATGGGAGGGTTGGGATTGGAGGCGGTGAGAAGCAACGGGGGTTGAACAGAAGGTATCGGTGCTGCGTTTTCATTCGCCGATGCAGTCTCCACGTGCGGGGTCGCAACGTGTGGGGTCGCAACTGGCGACGAAGCGATGGATGGCGAGGGAGCAGCAGGTGACGGAACGACGATAGGATCCAGCGCGATTTCCGGTGGAATCGAGGATTCTAGCGAGGTCGATGAACTGGCGGATGGCTTGCCCAACGGGGAATCGCTGACGGAAATCTTGATCACCAAGAGAACCAACAACACGAGCAAAGTGACGGCAATGCTGTTCTTGAGCAGAGATCCCAGCTTCGAAATCGCCCTGGGCTTGACCCTCGGTCCTTCGGGTTCGAGAGAAAAGGGAGCGGGTGTAGGAGCGGGAGACGTCGCTGTGGGTGTGTCAGCGGCGATCGAAGGGGGCGCAGCGACGTTGCCCTCCGGTCGTGGCGGTGCGACGACCAATAATGGCTGTACATTTTTCAACGAGAATAGAATGGGGGTGTTCCCCCAATCACGGGCGCGACTCGTGGGGCTTTTTCTCGTTGGCATTTCATTTGTCATGGGTCGATTCCTTTCGATCCAACTAGTCATCGCCGTCCTGTGGCGACGCTATGGAACCGTCTCTCGATCATCGTAACGATGGTGACGGTTTCTTTAACTTTTCCGTGTACAACGACTTTTCCGGTTCGGCAGAGTCTACGGATTGTTCCGAAGATTAGGATCGTCGGTTGGCCACGTGAAGAGCACTTTACTGGAATGACGACGGCCCAACGTCGCCGTGGGCAGGCCTCGGCAGGGCTCGAAAGGGTGTCGGAACGGGAACCGCCAAGTGGCCCTTCAAACGGAAAATCGAAAAAGGCGTCAAATTGCGTAGAGTTTACCCGTGGAGAAAAGTCCTTCTTCTTCGTTCGAGTTGGGGGAATCTTTTCGGCAGACTAACATCCAATAGACGGCGTTTGTGTCCCTCGTAAACGAAGCAGCATATGGCGAAAGCGAGCAAAAAGAACCTTCGACGGCTCCGCGTCGAGATCCTGGAGTCTCGTCGCGTCATGGCATCCCTCCCTTTTGGAGCGGAACCGGAGGATACCGGCGAATTCATGCTTGGGCGGATTGCTGTCACTCCCGTCTTTCTGGAGAGCGACGGGTCCATCGATCCGAGCACGGAGAATTGGTCCCCTGCCCAAGTAGAGCAGGTCTTTTCCAATATTCAGACCGGGCTGAACTGGTGGACACAACTCTTGGCGACCAAGTCGTCTGTCCATTCGCTCGAATGGGTGATCGACCGGACCTATGTCGACAATCAGCCCCCCATTTCTTACGAGCCAATCAATCGAAATTCGAATGCCTACACCCTTTGGGTTTCCGAGTTCTTGACCGATATCGGTTATGCTAGCAGTCCGGATATCGAGACGAATATGCGCGCATTCAACCAGGCGCAACGTCAGAAATGGAATACCGACTGGTCGTTTACCATATTCGTCGTCAATTCTCGCAACGATGCAGACGACTCTTTTGCGGTTGGCGGTTCTTTTTCTCGCGCGTTCGCATTCGCCGGCGGGCTTTTCCAAGTCGTCCCGTCGGACCGTCCTGCATCGACGTTCACGCACGAGACAGGGCATATGTTCTGGGCCCGAGACGAGTATGCTGGCAGTGGCAATTACTACCAACGCCGAGGCTATTACAACGCCCAAAACACCAATGCGGTCGACCTCAATCCGCAAAGCGGTTTTGTGCAGCAACCGAGCATTATGTCGAGCGATACGTCGCTTCAAACCGCGTACACGAGCCTGGTGTCCCCGGACTCGACTCTGGCTCAGATCGGTTGGAAAGACTCCGACGGCGATGGCATCTTCGACGTCCTCGATGTTCCGTTGTTGCTCGAAGGAACGGGCAGAATGTCGTCAACCGGTGCCAATTATCGGTTCGTCGGTCGAGCCGCCGCCCAGGCATTGTCGAATATCAATTCCTCCGGATTGCAGAACAATATCACGCTCAACACGGTCGATCGCATCGAGTACCGGATCAACGGGGGAGCTTGGACGACGATCGCTACCCCTCGAACGTACGAAGCGAATATCGATGTCACGATTCCTTTGAGCGTAACCACAGGCTCGATCGAGATTCGAGCCATCGACGCGGATCTCGGCATCACCAGCAATCTGTTTCAAGGCGTGTTGGGGCCAAAACCGGATGTGACGATTGTCTCGGGCATCAACGGATTCGTTTGGAACGATATCGATCAAAACGGCACTTGGAATTCGAATGAAAACGGGCTTTCCGGAGCCACCATTTCCTTGGTGAATGGTGCCGGTCAAGTCCTTCAACTGCAACGTACGCTGGAACCCGATGACTTCGGCAGCGGTCAGCTAAACACGGTGCAAAATGGGGTCCGCATCGATACGATCGGAAACAACACCAACGGCCGTATCGCAGTTCTTGATGACACCGCCGCTTCAACGGGTACCAAGGTCTTCAAGCCCGTTGCGATCAACGGGACCATACTGGACTCGTTTTCCGGAGATGATCAACAACTTCGAGCTCGATTCGATGCCAATACCACGTTCGCCTCGATCGACGTGTTTGCGGTGATCGACGATACCGACGTCCGATTGGACGCATACGATGCGATTGGCAATCTGGTCGCACGATCGGAACGCAAAGGTTTGTTGGGTGGGCAACGGGTGACGTTGGAAGTTGGCTCTTCCTCACCAAACATTTCCTACGTCATCGCGCGAGGATTCGACAAATCGTTTGTGAAGCTGGACAATCTACGCTTTGGCCCTCGATCGACGACGGTGGCTCGAAGCGACGGGAGCTATTCATTCCCCTATCTCCCGGCTGGGACCTACAACCTGCGAGTCAGCGGGCCCTCCTCAGGCTATGAATCGAGCTCCCCTCTATCCAGCTTGCAAACCGTTGTCCTGGCGAGCGCCGCACTGTCCCACGTCGACTTTGGAATCTATCTTCCGCCGAGCCCTTGGCAGAACCCCACGCTCCCCGAGAACGTGAATAATCAAGGGGGCGTCGACCCGTTGGACGTGCTTCTCCTCATCAACGAGATCAATCGCGGTGGCAGCCGTGCGCTGCAAGGTTCGGGGCTTACCGCACCACCCTATTGGGACCCCACCGGGGATCGTGTTCTCGACCCCTTGGATGTCCTGCTGGTAATCAATTACATCAACCGGAACGGCGTCGGCCCTAGTTCCACCGGCAACCGAAGTGGAACCGGCAGCGGCGGCACGGAAGGCACGAGTGGGGCGACAGGAAGCGGCGGTACTGGCGGAAGCGGGGAAGGGGAAGCACCCAACGCGGGCAAGGTTCTGCCGTTCGTATCCTTTGTTCACGACCTGCAAGCCGCAGACCGCGAGACGCGGATCGAACGCAGCACCAGCACTATGGCCAGACGAGCCGCGGACGGGATGGAAACATGCGGTTGCCCGGCATGCTCCGCTTTTAGTTGTGTCTCGGGCGAAGCAACTCCGTCTCTCTTGGACATCGCATCCGTTTCCGACAGCTCGGAAAACGATTCCTCGATGGGGCCGAATCGTCTCTCCAAAAAAAGAGTCTCTCCAACAGTGGAGAACCTTTCGCTCGAAGAATGGATGGATCTCGTTGCAAATCGATCGTAGTCGCTCTGTCCGGCTACATCGCTCCGCCAAACATCCCACCCATTCCCCCTCCCATACCTCCCATCGGGCCGTAGAGCGGAACGGGAGCAGGGGGAGCAGGTTGAATGTGACTTCGGTTTTGTCGCGCGAGTTCACGAAGCAACCGCTCCAAATCGTGATGGGTTAGTTCGTTTGCATTCACAACCAGCATCGACCCAAACACCCCGAGGGTCGACGTCCCGCCCCCTAAGTCCCAAACATCCGGTTGCACACTGGTTCGAATGACCGACATCAACTCGTGTACCGTGCTGCTGTCGGGCAGAATGTAGCTCAAGTCATACGTTCGGACCGATTGCTTCTCGTCGTCACGGGACGTCACGACAATCATCCCATGGCGAATGTTGTAAGTCAGACCGAGAGGACTGAGAAGCAGCGTCAGCGCGTCGCGCACCGAGACTTGATTCCTAAAATGCAACAGAACAGGCTCATCAACCGCTACACCTTGCCCTTCCAGCGACTTTTCATCGGCGTATACATCGACTCCGATTTGATCCGAGAT includes these proteins:
- a CDS encoding exonuclease domain-containing protein, which gives rise to MERIVAIDFETANHQPNSACQVGLVVMEGFEIVSERSWLIRPPRLYFSPQCVRVHGLTARDCMNQPSWKELWPEIREILSKSVLLGHNVGFDARVLTETCKHYELPIPPQEIQCTRLLAKRVWPALDGHGLANVAQHLGLVFQHHDALEDARASATIARLARDKTRSGSFLELEEATGLLRGAIRVDRVQSPRAIRLHRMQSEIEVSARVQSKVYRADGVPSAASHGLRRAKTLAQTILDRAASLQPLAGKQVLLVDSLLGLDRQEAIRFLESLGAEVHAQLNFKIQYVIFGVPSAAAATPSLFGDGTFLGVGEGTDPEVSRIAQEIDKRRGLGQTIVSLSQRQLLALIPCAAEIVRGD
- a CDS encoding dockerin type I domain-containing protein, translating into MAKASKKNLRRLRVEILESRRVMASLPFGAEPEDTGEFMLGRIAVTPVFLESDGSIDPSTENWSPAQVEQVFSNIQTGLNWWTQLLATKSSVHSLEWVIDRTYVDNQPPISYEPINRNSNAYTLWVSEFLTDIGYASSPDIETNMRAFNQAQRQKWNTDWSFTIFVVNSRNDADDSFAVGGSFSRAFAFAGGLFQVVPSDRPASTFTHETGHMFWARDEYAGSGNYYQRRGYYNAQNTNAVDLNPQSGFVQQPSIMSSDTSLQTAYTSLVSPDSTLAQIGWKDSDGDGIFDVLDVPLLLEGTGRMSSTGANYRFVGRAAAQALSNINSSGLQNNITLNTVDRIEYRINGGAWTTIATPRTYEANIDVTIPLSVTTGSIEIRAIDADLGITSNLFQGVLGPKPDVTIVSGINGFVWNDIDQNGTWNSNENGLSGATISLVNGAGQVLQLQRTLEPDDFGSGQLNTVQNGVRIDTIGNNTNGRIAVLDDTAASTGTKVFKPVAINGTILDSFSGDDQQLRARFDANTTFASIDVFAVIDDTDVRLDAYDAIGNLVARSERKGLLGGQRVTLEVGSSSPNISYVIARGFDKSFVKLDNLRFGPRSTTVARSDGSYSFPYLPAGTYNLRVSGPSSGYESSSPLSSLQTVVLASAALSHVDFGIYLPPSPWQNPTLPENVNNQGGVDPLDVLLLINEINRGGSRALQGSGLTAPPYWDPTGDRVLDPLDVLLVINYINRNGVGPSSTGNRSGTGSGGTEGTSGATGSGGTGGSGEGEAPNAGKVLPFVSFVHDLQAADRETRIERSTSTMARRAADGMETCGCPACSAFSCVSGEATPSLLDIASVSDSSENDSSMGPNRLSKKRVSPTVENLSLEEWMDLVANRS
- a CDS encoding tyrosine-protein kinase family protein, with protein sequence MSNEVNQAYLRAYIKNRVANRPSSDSSAPLPPKSTLNGAGETETTYRRADLGVPGAPAARQSPPAAKPVPPNVPRPLVRPSDATHLEPEEVRGVWSPLGAERGMKGTGVFRAQPAVVVNGAPTMVVHPESSAQPTAAPPNKPIPRSVTSPAHPFPSIRIDSGHGKVTSHLAPATPTPASAPISPVPPKAPIQPAERPVASDVRQETRMVADSAPHAPKALHSQRLPAATPPRMDRKETTKATTEVPLPVAFRPSWEVDKFFWPEVLLQLEKSNRSAFEQIGQHLRLANQDGLRVMAITSGERGVGRSTVAMHLARCAAAAGLQVGLLDADTCYPSLIDQLRLDMEHGWQDCLFENVPLEEVAVRSVEDNITVYPLTSIIAAQQLHANLNRAARIVKRISSVHDIVFLDSNRLNLEQRDLVGVSQECVVDAAVLVVDTELSIREKVDTANSILQGMGIASVGMVENFHA
- a CDS encoding ExeA family protein — protein: MYESHWGLAERPFEGKANENSYYPSESHQAAALKLGYAIEQRRAIAVLCGESGLGKTMILESCLEQLADSFSPIARVVYPAMPSEQLIQHIARQIGPHEKGSLSDLARSIELLDRVLRHNVAQDLHAVVAIDEAHLLSQFGSLEGLRLLLNLASDSCLRESPITLVLCGATSIISHLAKSSSLEDRIAVRCVLERFSIDDTTAYIQHRMRQAGTDRDDIFSSASIETVQLLSMGVPRRINRLCDLALMIGFAQDLQQIDPRTIENAHRELSSVRHAA